A genome region from Coffea arabica cultivar ET-39 chromosome 7e, Coffea Arabica ET-39 HiFi, whole genome shotgun sequence includes the following:
- the LOC113700064 gene encoding serine/threonine-protein kinase STY13 isoform X1: protein MADQENLVEDSLSAAFGKDVEGFRRNDVFGSKRLVKIGKELLIDLKHLTIGSMISEGPYSIVYEGLYNSVPVAVKVIQPDISSNVSPERMEKFEREAVMLSRVKHDNIVKFIGAAMEPALIVLTELMKGGTLQKYLWSLRPNCPDMKLSLNLALGISRAMQYLHANGIIHRDLKPSNLLLTEDKNKIKLADFGLAREEAAGEMTAEAGTYRWMAPELFSIDPLKLGGKKPYNHKVDVYSFSIVLWELLTNSTPFKGRGNVMVAYAAAANLRPNMDNIPTEIVPLLKSCWAADPADRPEFAQITDFLSKFIANMCSVQKTLPNLFDTEHSKTTGAEDSLVAVECLRKRRGNNKKKRSLLTCFSKCV, encoded by the exons ATGGCTGATCAAGAAAATCTTGTTGAAGATTCTCTCTCTGCTGCATTTGGCAAGGATGTTGAAGGGTTTAGAAGGAATGATGTTTTCGGTTCGAAAAGGCTTGTCAAGATTGGTAAGGAGCTGTTGATCGATCTAAAACACCTAACTATTGGCTCGATGATCAGTGAAGGCCCTTATTCTATTGTCTATGAAGGACT ATATAATTCTGTTCCTGTAGCTGTCAAAGTAATTCAGCCAGACATCTCCTCAAATGTTAGTCCTGAGCGCATGGAAAAGTTTGAGAGGGAGGCTGTGATGCTGTCCAGGGTGAAGCATGATAACATTGTCAAG TTCATTGGTGCGGCAATGGAACCTGCTTTGATAGTACTCACAGAGCTTATGAAAGGTGGCACCCTTCAGAAATACCTGTGGAGCCTCCGTCCCAACTGCCCTGATATGAAGCTTTCTTTGAATTTAGCCTTGGGAATATCTCGGGCAATGCAATATTTGCATGCAAATGGCATAATCCATCGTGACTTGAAACCCA GTAATCTACTCCTCACAGAAGATAAGAACAAGATCAAGCTAGCTGACTTTGGGCTAGCTAGGGAGGAGGCGGCTGGTGAAATGACTGCTGAGGCTGGTACCTATCGGTGGATGGCTCCTGAG TTGTTCAGTATTGACCCACTTAAACTTGGAGGGAAGAAGCCCTATAATCACAAGGTAGATGTTTACAGTTTCTCAATTGTTTTGTGGGAGTTGCTGACAAACAGCACTCCATTCAAGGGGAGGGGCAACGTCATGGTGGCATATGCTGCAGCTGCG AACCTAAGGCCTAACATGGATAACATTCCAACGGAGATTGTACCCCTCCTAAAATCATGCTGGGCTGCAGACCCTGCTGATCGACCAGAATTTGCACAAATTACAGATTTTCTTTCAAAGTTCATTGCCAACATGTGCTCAGTGCAGAAGACACTGCCGAATCTTTTCGACACAGAACATTCAAAGACGACAGGGGCTGAAGATTCTCTAGTTGCGGTCGAATGTTTGAGGAAGCGTAGGGgcaacaacaagaagaaaaggagtTTGTTGACTTGTTTCAGCAAGTGTGTTTGA
- the LOC113700064 gene encoding serine/threonine-protein kinase STY13 isoform X2, translating into MADQENLVEDSLSAAFGKDVEGFRRNDVFGSKRLVKIGKELLIDLKHLTIGSMISEGPYSIVYEGLYNSVPVAVKVIQPDISSNVSPERMEKFEREAVMLSRVKHDNIVKFIGAAMEPALIVLTELMKGGTLQKYLWSLRPNCPDMKLSLNLALGISRAMQYLHANGIIHRDLKPSNLLLTEDKNKIKLADFGLAREEAAGEMTAEAGTYRWMAPENLRPNMDNIPTEIVPLLKSCWAADPADRPEFAQITDFLSKFIANMCSVQKTLPNLFDTEHSKTTGAEDSLVAVECLRKRRGNNKKKRSLLTCFSKCV; encoded by the exons ATGGCTGATCAAGAAAATCTTGTTGAAGATTCTCTCTCTGCTGCATTTGGCAAGGATGTTGAAGGGTTTAGAAGGAATGATGTTTTCGGTTCGAAAAGGCTTGTCAAGATTGGTAAGGAGCTGTTGATCGATCTAAAACACCTAACTATTGGCTCGATGATCAGTGAAGGCCCTTATTCTATTGTCTATGAAGGACT ATATAATTCTGTTCCTGTAGCTGTCAAAGTAATTCAGCCAGACATCTCCTCAAATGTTAGTCCTGAGCGCATGGAAAAGTTTGAGAGGGAGGCTGTGATGCTGTCCAGGGTGAAGCATGATAACATTGTCAAG TTCATTGGTGCGGCAATGGAACCTGCTTTGATAGTACTCACAGAGCTTATGAAAGGTGGCACCCTTCAGAAATACCTGTGGAGCCTCCGTCCCAACTGCCCTGATATGAAGCTTTCTTTGAATTTAGCCTTGGGAATATCTCGGGCAATGCAATATTTGCATGCAAATGGCATAATCCATCGTGACTTGAAACCCA GTAATCTACTCCTCACAGAAGATAAGAACAAGATCAAGCTAGCTGACTTTGGGCTAGCTAGGGAGGAGGCGGCTGGTGAAATGACTGCTGAGGCTGGTACCTATCGGTGGATGGCTCCTGAG AACCTAAGGCCTAACATGGATAACATTCCAACGGAGATTGTACCCCTCCTAAAATCATGCTGGGCTGCAGACCCTGCTGATCGACCAGAATTTGCACAAATTACAGATTTTCTTTCAAAGTTCATTGCCAACATGTGCTCAGTGCAGAAGACACTGCCGAATCTTTTCGACACAGAACATTCAAAGACGACAGGGGCTGAAGATTCTCTAGTTGCGGTCGAATGTTTGAGGAAGCGTAGGGgcaacaacaagaagaaaaggagtTTGTTGACTTGTTTCAGCAAGTGTGTTTGA